A genomic region of Mycobacterium sp. Aquia_213 contains the following coding sequences:
- a CDS encoding mycofactocin-coupled SDR family oxidoreductase, which produces MAMQFDGKVAFITGAARGQGRSHAVRFAEEGADIIAFDLCDQIDSVAYPMATPEDLDETVNLVEKAGRRIVAQQGDVRDFDRLKAAVAAGVAELGRIDFVLANAGILPAFGAQGSQMKSFVDAVDILLNGVYYTIEAAVPALVDQGEGGAIVITSSSAGLNSLCPTFSVRNHGFAGYHAAKHGVVGLMRYFATTLAEKNIRVNAVHPCGVATPMLLNEPVAQRMAEYPEGNAALENLLPVPMIEAADVTEAMVYLCGQSGRYITGISLPVDAGYTVK; this is translated from the coding sequence ATGGCAATGCAGTTTGACGGCAAGGTCGCGTTCATCACCGGCGCCGCCCGCGGGCAGGGCCGCTCGCACGCGGTTCGGTTCGCCGAAGAGGGTGCCGACATCATCGCGTTCGATTTGTGCGACCAGATCGACAGCGTCGCCTACCCGATGGCCACACCCGAGGACCTCGACGAGACCGTCAACCTGGTCGAAAAGGCGGGCCGGCGCATCGTCGCCCAACAGGGTGACGTCCGCGACTTCGACCGGCTCAAGGCCGCCGTCGCCGCCGGCGTCGCCGAGTTGGGCAGGATCGACTTTGTGCTCGCCAATGCCGGGATATTGCCGGCTTTTGGCGCCCAGGGTAGTCAGATGAAATCGTTCGTCGACGCGGTCGACATCCTGCTCAACGGGGTTTATTACACGATCGAGGCGGCCGTGCCGGCCCTGGTGGACCAGGGCGAGGGCGGTGCAATCGTCATCACCAGCTCATCGGCGGGCTTGAACAGTTTGTGTCCGACGTTCAGCGTGCGCAACCACGGCTTTGCCGGCTATCACGCCGCCAAACACGGCGTCGTGGGCCTGATGCGGTACTTCGCGACCACGCTGGCGGAGAAGAACATCCGCGTCAATGCCGTGCACCCCTGCGGGGTGGCCACGCCGATGCTGCTCAACGAGCCGGTCGCGCAGCGCATGGCCGAGTATCCCGAGGGCAATGCGGCATTGGAAAATCTGTTGCCGGTGCCGATGATCGAGGCCGCCGACGTGACCGAAGCAATGGTTTATCTGTGCGGGCAGTCCGGCCGCTACATCACCGGAATTTCCCTTCCCGTCGATGCGGGTTACACCGTTAAATAG
- a CDS encoding acyl-CoA dehydrogenase family protein: protein MTTTITAGTLPKEYEDLRDTVAEFARTVVAPVSAKHDEEHSFPYEVVAKMAEMGLFGLPFPEEYGGMGGDYFALSLALEELGKVDQSVAITLEAGVGLGAMPIYRFGTEEQKQQWLPDLVAGRALAGFGLTEPGAGSDAGGTRTTAKLDNGEWVINGSKQFITNSGTDITSLVTITAVTGTVGDDKKEISTIVVPNGTTGFTVEPVYNKVGWNASDTHPLSFADARVPEENLLGIRGKGYANFLSILDEGRIAIAALATGVAQGCVDESVKYSKERQSFGRPIGSYQAISFKIARMEARAHVARTAYYDAAAKMLAGKPFKKEAAIAKMISSEAAMDNARDATQIHGGYGFMNEYPVARHYRDSKILEIGEGTTEVQLMLIARSLGL from the coding sequence ATGACGACAACGATCACCGCGGGGACGCTGCCCAAGGAATACGAAGACCTTCGCGACACCGTCGCCGAATTCGCGCGCACCGTCGTCGCACCCGTATCGGCCAAACACGATGAGGAGCACAGCTTTCCCTACGAAGTCGTCGCCAAGATGGCCGAAATGGGGCTGTTCGGGCTGCCGTTCCCCGAGGAGTACGGCGGCATGGGCGGCGACTACTTCGCGCTCTCGTTGGCGCTCGAGGAACTCGGCAAGGTCGACCAGTCGGTGGCGATCACGCTGGAGGCCGGGGTGGGCCTCGGTGCCATGCCGATCTACCGATTCGGCACCGAGGAACAGAAGCAACAGTGGCTACCCGACCTGGTGGCCGGCCGTGCACTGGCCGGCTTCGGGCTCACCGAGCCCGGCGCGGGTTCGGACGCCGGCGGCACCCGCACCACGGCCAAACTCGACAACGGCGAGTGGGTGATCAACGGATCCAAGCAATTCATCACGAATTCGGGTACCGACATCACCTCACTGGTCACCATCACCGCGGTCACCGGGACGGTCGGAGACGACAAGAAAGAGATCTCGACGATCGTCGTGCCCAACGGCACAACGGGATTCACCGTCGAGCCGGTCTACAACAAGGTCGGCTGGAACGCATCGGACACTCACCCGCTGTCTTTCGCCGACGCCCGGGTACCGGAGGAGAACCTACTGGGCATCCGCGGCAAGGGGTACGCGAACTTTCTGTCCATCCTCGACGAGGGCCGCATCGCGATCGCCGCACTGGCCACCGGTGTGGCGCAGGGGTGCGTCGACGAGAGCGTCAAGTACTCCAAGGAGCGCCAGTCGTTCGGCCGGCCGATCGGCTCCTACCAGGCGATCAGCTTCAAGATCGCGCGGATGGAGGCACGCGCGCACGTCGCGCGCACCGCGTATTACGATGCAGCCGCAAAGATGTTGGCGGGTAAGCCATTCAAGAAGGAGGCGGCCATCGCCAAGATGATCTCGTCGGAGGCGGCCATGGACAACGCCCGCGACGCCACCCAGATCCATGGCGGATACGGCTTCATGAACGAGTACCCCGTGGCGCGTCACTACCGCGACAGCAAGATCCTCGAGATCGGTGAGGGCACCACCGAGGTGCAACTCATGCTCATCGCGCGATCGCTGGGCCTCTGA
- a CDS encoding MaoC family dehydratase, translating into MTEGKSVVQRGLWFEEFEIGTTYLHRPGRTVTEADNVLFTTLTMNTQSLHLDAAWAAEQPGFRGERLVNSMFTLSTLVGLSVTQLTLGTIVANLGFSEVSFPKPVFHGDTLYAETVCTGKRESKSRPGEGIVTLEHTGRNQDGDIVARAVRTTLVQKRPAEKES; encoded by the coding sequence ATGACCGAAGGCAAGTCGGTTGTCCAGCGCGGCTTGTGGTTTGAGGAATTCGAGATCGGCACGACGTATCTGCACCGGCCCGGCCGGACCGTCACCGAGGCCGACAACGTGTTGTTCACCACGCTGACGATGAACACCCAGTCGCTGCACCTCGACGCGGCGTGGGCCGCCGAGCAGCCCGGCTTCCGCGGTGAGCGCCTGGTGAATTCGATGTTCACCCTCTCGACGCTGGTCGGGCTGTCGGTCACCCAGCTGACCCTGGGCACGATCGTGGCCAACCTCGGCTTCTCCGAGGTGTCCTTCCCGAAGCCGGTTTTCCATGGCGACACGTTGTACGCGGAGACCGTGTGCACCGGCAAGCGGGAGTCGAAGAGCCGGCCCGGCGAAGGCATCGTCACCCTCGAGCACACCGGCCGCAACCAGGACGGCGATATCGTTGCGCGCGCGGTCCGCACCACCCTGGTGCAAAAGCGACCCGCCGAAAAGGAGTCCTGA
- a CDS encoding bile acid:sodium symporter family protein — protein sequence MGNQYFPYVIAVVMLALGLTLTVDDFKRAATMRRPLAVALLCQALLLPSLCLLIAEAFHLEPHLAVGLMLMAATPGGTMANIVSHLFNGDLALNLTLAAINAALSVVALPAILAASMTWFLGQGRFIPLQLDKFVMVFALVLIPTAIGIAIRNRFPELARRMKTPVKIVAVLLLIVAIGGAIAQGETTLLKNFGVVSGAVVSFCAVSLTVGYLVPRLMRLGPPQGIAISLEIGLHNTVVALGVALSPQLLNSVEMAAPVAIYGALSPLMALTFIGAVRLLDPAFRVKAQPEPVASESGA from the coding sequence ATGGGCAACCAGTACTTTCCGTACGTCATTGCGGTGGTCATGCTTGCCCTCGGGCTGACTCTCACCGTGGATGACTTCAAGCGAGCCGCCACGATGCGGCGACCGCTGGCGGTGGCGCTGCTCTGCCAGGCCCTGCTGCTGCCGAGTCTGTGCCTGCTGATCGCCGAGGCCTTCCACCTGGAGCCGCATCTGGCGGTCGGGCTGATGCTGATGGCCGCCACGCCGGGCGGGACGATGGCGAACATCGTCAGTCACCTGTTCAACGGGGACCTGGCGCTCAACCTGACCCTGGCCGCGATCAACGCCGCACTGTCGGTCGTGGCCCTGCCGGCGATCCTGGCCGCCTCGATGACCTGGTTCCTCGGCCAGGGACGGTTCATCCCGCTGCAGCTGGACAAGTTCGTCATGGTGTTCGCCCTGGTGCTCATCCCCACCGCGATCGGTATTGCGATACGCAACCGCTTTCCCGAGCTGGCCCGGCGAATGAAAACGCCGGTCAAGATTGTCGCGGTACTGCTGCTGATCGTCGCCATCGGCGGGGCGATCGCCCAAGGCGAGACGACACTGCTGAAGAACTTCGGCGTGGTGAGCGGGGCGGTCGTATCCTTCTGCGCGGTCAGCCTGACCGTCGGCTATCTGGTGCCGCGGTTGATGCGCCTGGGTCCACCACAGGGGATTGCCATCAGCCTGGAGATCGGACTGCACAACACCGTGGTGGCGCTGGGTGTGGCGCTCAGCCCGCAACTGCTCAACAGTGTCGAAATGGCTGCTCCCGTAGCGATTTACGGCGCACTCTCGCCCCTGATGGCCCTGACGTTCATCGGCGCGGTCCGGCTGCTGGACCCCGCGTTTCGGGTGAAGGCCCAGCCGGAGCCCGTCGCGAGCGAATCCGGCGCTTAA
- a CDS encoding enoyl-CoA hydratase — MAQSDSVLFSVDNRVALITVNDPDRRNALTGEISAQLRAAVERAEADPGVHALVVTGAGKAFCAGADLSALGAAGTGAAESGLKQLYDGFMAVGSCTLPTIAAVNGAAVGAGLNLALAADVRIAGPGALFDPRFQKLGLHPGGGATWMLQRAVGPQVARAALLFGMRFDAESAVRHGLALSAADDPVAAALELADGPASAPREVVLATKASMRATASPGSLDIEHHDFAMRTELGPQVSSIQSPEFADRLAAARRK, encoded by the coding sequence ATGGCCCAGTCCGATTCCGTCCTGTTCAGCGTGGACAATCGCGTCGCCCTGATCACCGTCAACGACCCCGATCGGCGCAACGCGCTGACGGGAGAGATCTCGGCACAACTGCGTGCGGCCGTCGAGCGGGCCGAAGCCGATCCGGGTGTGCACGCGCTCGTGGTCACCGGGGCCGGCAAGGCGTTTTGCGCCGGCGCCGACCTCAGCGCGCTGGGCGCCGCAGGCACGGGAGCCGCGGAATCGGGGTTGAAGCAGCTCTACGACGGCTTCATGGCGGTGGGCAGTTGCACGCTGCCGACCATCGCCGCGGTCAACGGTGCCGCGGTCGGTGCGGGCCTTAACCTGGCTCTGGCCGCCGACGTGCGCATCGCCGGGCCCGGCGCACTGTTCGACCCTCGTTTCCAGAAGCTGGGGCTGCACCCCGGCGGTGGCGCGACCTGGATGCTGCAGCGGGCGGTGGGCCCGCAAGTCGCTCGCGCGGCCCTGCTGTTCGGCATGCGCTTTGACGCCGAATCCGCCGTGCGGCACGGGTTGGCGCTCAGCGCTGCCGACGACCCCGTCGCCGCGGCATTGGAACTGGCCGACGGACCCGCGTCGGCGCCGCGCGAGGTGGTGCTGGCCACCAAGGCCAGCATGCGTGCCACCGCTAGCCCGGGGTCGCTGGACATCGAGCACCACGACTTCGCGATGCGCACCGAACTAGGACCGCAGGTGTCCTCGATCCAGTCACCGGAGTTCGCCGACCGCCTGGCCGCGGCACGGCGCAAGTAA
- a CDS encoding YdeI/OmpD-associated family protein: MSGNQVPGGVVHKLPADLREALTANSTALAAWQDITPLARNEFICWVEDAKQAATRQRRIRRTQEELEEGQRRPCCWPGCKHRERTGRP, from the coding sequence GTGAGCGGCAACCAGGTGCCCGGTGGGGTGGTGCACAAACTGCCCGCGGACCTGCGCGAGGCACTGACCGCGAACTCCACCGCACTCGCGGCGTGGCAGGACATCACGCCGCTGGCGCGCAACGAGTTCATCTGCTGGGTCGAGGACGCCAAGCAAGCGGCGACCCGACAGCGCCGCATTCGCCGGACTCAGGAGGAGCTGGAGGAAGGACAGCGGCGGCCCTGCTGCTGGCCGGGCTGCAAGCACCGCGAGCGCACCGGGCGACCGTAG
- a CDS encoding cutinase family protein, which yields MNARQFAYSLGAAVLALAALLNAPMGIAPASAAPCPDVEVTFARATNEAPGVGVVGQQFIDSLRSQVGGRSLGVYPVNYPAGDDFAPSASAGGSDVHAHVASMVASCPSTKLVLGGYSLGAMAIDEATIARAPIAGLIPDILTADQADHVAALALFGNPSDRYLGGPVSDVSPWYGPKAIDLCAPGDPVCTPGGALALPSHDELFSPVHLSYAQSGMPSQAATFVASHL from the coding sequence GTGAACGCACGCCAGTTCGCTTATTCGCTGGGTGCCGCAGTGCTCGCCTTGGCGGCGCTGCTGAACGCACCGATGGGCATTGCACCCGCGTCCGCTGCTCCCTGCCCCGACGTCGAGGTGACGTTCGCCCGGGCCACCAACGAGGCACCCGGAGTTGGTGTGGTCGGCCAGCAATTCATCGATTCACTGCGCTCGCAGGTGGGCGGTCGGTCCCTCGGGGTGTATCCGGTCAACTACCCCGCCGGTGACGACTTCGCTCCGTCGGCCTCCGCCGGCGGCAGCGATGTACACGCGCACGTTGCGTCCATGGTTGCCAGCTGCCCCAGCACCAAGCTGGTGCTCGGTGGCTATTCCTTGGGCGCGATGGCAATAGACGAGGCCACCATCGCCCGAGCCCCGATTGCGGGCCTGATCCCCGACATCCTCACGGCGGACCAAGCCGACCACGTCGCCGCCCTCGCCCTGTTCGGGAATCCGTCGGACCGATACCTGGGCGGGCCGGTCAGCGACGTCAGCCCGTGGTACGGGCCCAAGGCCATTGACCTGTGCGCGCCCGGCGATCCGGTGTGCACCCCCGGCGGCGCATTGGCGCTGCCTTCACACGACGAGCTGTTTTCGCCGGTGCACCTGTCCTACGCGCAGTCCGGGATGCCCAGTCAGGCCGCGACTTTCGTGGCAAGCCATCTCTGA
- a CDS encoding acetyl/propionyl/methylcrotonyl-CoA carboxylase subunit alpha, whose product MFDTVLVANRGEIAVRVIRTLRRLGIRSVAVYSDPDADARHVQEADTAVRLGPAPARESYLDIEKVLDAAARTGAQAIHPGYGFLSENAHFAAACERAGVVFLGPPARAIEVMGDKITAKNAVAAFDVPVVPGVAKSGLTDDELVAAAAEVGYPVLIKPSAGGGGKGMRLVEDPARLSEALVGARREAASSFGDDTLFLERFVLRPRHIEVQVLADGHGNVVHLGERECSLQRRHQKVIEEAPSPLLDPQTRARIGAAACNTARSVDYVGAGTVEFIVSAEQPDEFFFMEMNTRLQVEHPVTEAITGLDLVEWQLRVGAGEKLTFAQDDIELHGHAIEARVYAEDPGRGFLPTGGRVLDVFEPSGPGVRVDSSLLAGTVVGSDYDPMLSKVIAHGADRDEALAELDRALAQTTILGVQTNIEFLRFLLADERVQAGDLDTALLEERLPDFAPLPAPDDVLAAGGLYRQWVLARRARGNVWAQPSGWRVGAAAAPVRTAMRTPLRTETVSVSGLPTAAAVQVGDGETHSASVEVERRQMSATLDGLRREYRWAEADRHLWIANERGTWHLREAEETKIHRATDTTQAEVLSPMPGSVIAVQVDSGAEVSEGEVVVVVEAMKMEHSLAAPVSGRVELLVSVGDQVTVDQVLARLVPDSEEKKD is encoded by the coding sequence GTGTTTGACACCGTCTTAGTGGCCAACCGCGGCGAGATCGCCGTGCGAGTGATTCGGACCTTGCGCCGGCTCGGTATCCGGTCCGTGGCCGTCTACAGCGATCCCGACGCCGACGCGCGACACGTGCAGGAAGCCGACACGGCGGTGCGGCTGGGGCCGGCACCCGCCCGGGAGAGCTACCTCGATATCGAGAAGGTGCTCGATGCCGCGGCACGCACCGGCGCTCAGGCGATTCACCCCGGTTACGGGTTCCTTTCGGAGAACGCGCATTTCGCCGCCGCGTGTGAGCGAGCCGGGGTGGTGTTCCTGGGTCCTCCGGCCCGCGCGATCGAGGTGATGGGCGACAAGATCACCGCCAAGAACGCGGTCGCCGCCTTCGACGTTCCGGTGGTCCCCGGTGTGGCGAAATCGGGACTGACGGATGACGAGCTCGTCGCCGCGGCCGCCGAGGTCGGCTATCCGGTGCTGATCAAGCCGTCGGCCGGCGGCGGCGGTAAGGGCATGCGGCTGGTGGAAGACCCGGCCCGGTTGTCCGAGGCGCTGGTCGGCGCGCGCCGCGAGGCCGCGTCCTCGTTCGGCGACGACACGCTGTTCCTGGAGCGATTCGTGTTGCGGCCCAGGCATATCGAGGTGCAGGTGCTTGCCGACGGCCACGGCAACGTGGTGCATCTGGGCGAGCGTGAGTGCAGCCTGCAGCGCCGTCATCAGAAGGTCATCGAGGAGGCGCCCTCGCCGTTGCTGGATCCGCAGACGCGCGCGCGGATCGGGGCCGCGGCCTGCAACACCGCCCGCAGCGTCGACTACGTCGGGGCCGGCACGGTGGAGTTCATCGTCTCCGCCGAACAACCCGACGAGTTCTTCTTCATGGAGATGAACACCCGCCTGCAGGTGGAACACCCGGTCACCGAGGCGATCACCGGCCTCGACCTCGTCGAGTGGCAGCTGCGGGTGGGCGCCGGCGAGAAGCTGACGTTCGCCCAGGACGACATCGAGCTGCACGGGCACGCGATCGAGGCCCGGGTTTACGCGGAGGATCCGGGGCGCGGCTTCCTGCCGACCGGCGGGCGGGTGCTCGATGTCTTCGAGCCCTCGGGTCCCGGTGTGCGAGTGGACTCGTCGCTGCTGGCGGGCACGGTGGTGGGTAGCGACTACGACCCGATGTTGAGCAAGGTGATCGCCCACGGAGCCGATCGCGACGAGGCGCTCGCCGAACTCGACCGGGCGCTGGCGCAGACGACGATTCTGGGCGTGCAGACCAACATCGAATTCCTGCGCTTCCTGCTCGCCGACGAACGAGTGCAAGCCGGCGACCTGGACACCGCGCTGCTCGAGGAGCGGCTGCCGGACTTCGCGCCGTTGCCGGCACCCGATGACGTGCTCGCGGCCGGCGGTCTGTACCGCCAGTGGGTGTTGGCCCGTCGCGCGCGGGGCAACGTGTGGGCGCAGCCGTCGGGCTGGCGCGTCGGCGCCGCTGCCGCGCCGGTACGCACCGCGATGCGCACGCCGCTGCGCACCGAGACCGTCTCGGTGTCCGGTCTGCCGACGGCCGCCGCGGTACAGGTCGGCGACGGCGAAACCCATTCGGCGAGTGTGGAAGTCGAGCGACGACAGATGAGTGCGACGCTCGATGGGCTGCGCCGCGAGTACCGGTGGGCCGAGGCCGACCGCCATCTGTGGATCGCCAACGAGCGGGGAACCTGGCACCTGCGCGAGGCCGAGGAAACCAAGATCCACCGTGCGACCGACACAACGCAGGCCGAGGTCCTCAGTCCCATGCCCGGCAGCGTGATCGCCGTGCAGGTCGACTCCGGCGCCGAGGTGTCCGAGGGCGAGGTGGTCGTGGTCGTCGAGGCGATGAAGATGGAACATTCTTTGGCCGCACCGGTTTCGGGACGCGTCGAGCTGCTGGTGTCGGTCGGCGATCAGGTGACGGTCGACCAGGTGCTGGCCCGCCTGGTCCCAGACTCCGAAGAGAAAAAGGATTAG
- a CDS encoding HpcH/HpaI aldolase/citrate lyase family protein produces the protein MDLRAAGPGWLFCPADRPERFAKAAAAADVVILDLEDGVAEADKPTARKALQDTPLDPERTVVRINAADTAEYALDLEALAGTAYTTVMLSKTESAAQVTALVPRDVIALLETPRGVVFATEIAAARGTVALMWGAEDLVAALGGSSSRTADGSYRDVARHARSTALLTASAFGLAVLDAVHLDIPDLEGLRAEAEDAVALGFAGTVCIHPTQVPVVRKAFRPTEEKLDWARRVLAAAQNERGVFAFEGQMVDSPVLKHAAALVRRAGDSG, from the coding sequence ATGGATTTGCGCGCCGCGGGCCCCGGGTGGCTGTTCTGCCCGGCCGATAGGCCCGAGCGTTTCGCGAAGGCCGCCGCCGCGGCCGACGTCGTGATCCTCGACCTCGAGGACGGTGTGGCGGAGGCGGACAAGCCCACCGCCCGCAAGGCGTTGCAGGACACCCCGCTGGACCCCGAGCGCACCGTGGTGCGGATCAACGCGGCCGACACCGCCGAATATGCTCTCGACCTCGAGGCCCTGGCCGGCACCGCCTATACGACGGTGATGTTGTCCAAGACCGAATCGGCGGCGCAGGTGACGGCACTGGTGCCGCGGGACGTGATCGCGCTGCTGGAGACGCCGCGCGGTGTGGTGTTCGCGACCGAGATCGCCGCGGCGCGGGGCACCGTCGCGCTGATGTGGGGCGCCGAGGACCTGGTCGCCGCGCTCGGCGGCAGCTCCAGCCGCACGGCCGACGGCAGCTACCGGGACGTCGCCCGCCACGCCCGGTCGACGGCCCTGCTCACGGCGTCCGCTTTCGGCCTGGCTGTGCTCGACGCGGTGCACCTGGACATCCCGGATCTGGAGGGCTTACGCGCCGAGGCCGAAGACGCCGTGGCGTTGGGCTTCGCCGGTACCGTCTGCATTCACCCGACCCAGGTTCCGGTGGTGCGCAAAGCTTTTCGGCCCACCGAGGAGAAGCTGGACTGGGCTCGCCGGGTTTTGGCGGCCGCGCAGAACGAGCGCGGGGTGTTCGCTTTCGAAGGCCAGATGGTCGATTCGCCGGTGCTCAAGCACGCGGCAGCATTGGTGCGTCGAGCGGGAGATTCCGGCTAG